In Helianthus annuus cultivar XRQ/B chromosome 9, HanXRQr2.0-SUNRISE, whole genome shotgun sequence, the following are encoded in one genomic region:
- the LOC110875211 gene encoding disease resistance protein RUN1-like, producing MVLFGSKLSKLDLGLTPHLETLYLEGCNDLVELHIPPKGSILKSLFISGSKLSKLNLGLTPHLKRLVLENCYYLQEIRAPIGCLKNLANLKLSGCSRFERFVGTHRYHLLEFGILATLVLIAESQDICPLHPNSNLPKFVFKCFYGEPLPSLSGNLEKLLSFGLCACTNLESFSASICGLQRLRNLTLEGNLPEVPKDLCQLECLEKLTLSMKEIKHLPDSICMLKHLKSLDLKFCWLLQHLPMEICRLECLKELYLTDCISLQDIPNNICKMKCLEYLDISYCILVDKLPEEFGSLEGLKGLNIEGAGISRLPQSIYHLKGLRIIGSRWRLESYGFTSLIEISTYTASCYIRDIHHVSPI from the coding sequence ATGGTCCTCTTTGGTTCTAAGTTGAGTAAGCTTGACTTGGGGCTGACTCCACATCTCGAGACATTATATCTTGAAGGGTGTAACGACCTTGTAGAACTTCACATACCCCCTAAAGGTTCCATACTCAAATCCCTTTTCATTAGTGGTTCTAAGTTGAGTAAACTTAACTTGGGGTTGACTCCACATCTCAAgaggttagttcttgaaaactgCTATTATCTTCAAGAAATTCGTGCTCCTATAGGATGTCTAAAAAACCTTGCCAACTTAAAGTTAAGTGGTTGTTCAAGGTTTGAGCGTTTTGTGGGTACCCATCGGTATCATTTACTTGAATTTGGGATTCTCGCTACATTAGTACTGATTGCAGAGTCCCAGGATATTTGCCCACTACATCCCAATAGTAATTTGCCAAAGTTTGTGTTTAAATGTTTTTATGGAGAACCTCTACCCTCATTAAGTGGAAATCTTGAGAAGCTTCTTTCTTTTGGTCTATGTGCTTGCACAAACCTTGAGTCCTTTTCAGCAAGCATTTGTGGTTTACAACGTTTAAGAAATCTTACACTTGAAGGCAACTTACCCGAGGTGCCCAAGGACCTGTGCCAGTTAGAATGTCTAGAGAAGCTAACATTGTCAATGAAAGAGATTAAACATCTTCCAGATAGCATTTGTATGTTGAAACATCTTAAATCTCTTGATCTCAAATTTTGTTGGCTTCTACAACACTTACCCATGGAGATATGCAGATTAGAGTGTTTGAAGGAGTTATACCTAACGGATTGTATATCCTTACAAGATATTCCAAACAACATATGTAAGATGAAATGTTTAGAATATCTAGATATCTCCTATTGTATTCTAGTTGATAAACTTCCTGAGGAATTTGGAAGTTTAGAAGGTTTAAAAGGGTTAAATATAGAAGGTGCAGGCATCAGTCGTCTTCCGCAAAGCATTTATCATTTGAAAGGGCTACGCATTATTGGGTCCAGGTGGCGGCTTGAGTCGTATGGTTTTACATCCTTGATAGAAATCTCAACATACACGGCCTCCTGCTACATTAGGGACATACATCATGTGTCTCCTATATGA